Part of the Debaryomyces hansenii CBS767 chromosome C complete sequence genome is shown below.
TGAGTAAACGAcataaaaattttgtttGGCAGAGTTTCGTCTTTTAACAATTGTAAGGATGCATTTAGGAGTACCGATCCGATTGGTTTTATGACCGAATTACCTGGACCATCTGAATAATAATCTGAGAGATCGACTGAGTATtcatatttaatgaattcttcGTTAGTAAATAAATCGCAGAACGGTGATTCACCTTTCACGTTGATTTCATATGCACACCAACCAAACATGTTATAAACATCATCAGTAGTCAAATTCAACCCTGGGTTAAGTTTTAAAAGCCTTTTTAATGCATTATGAAGATACTCATTGGAATACTGGCTCAAAATACTTTTATTCTCCTCTGAATCCCACGCACTGCACGCACTTGCAGGAGTCAAGCTATTTGCACCCATTTCACTACCTTCAGATAAAATGACAGTGTCAACTTTTCTCCCGTCATACTCTTGGCCCATAAAGCCTCTAATAAAACTTTGGGACGTATCGTATACTCTAGTATTACTCGTGGTGAAAACAGGAATAGTATTTGAGTCGTTGTATAAAGAGTTGTATCTAGCTCTAAAAGCCGCACCATGCTTCAAGGCATTTGTGGTTCCAGCGTAGGGACTACGTGAATTCGAAGGACTGACTTCGAGATCATACATATCCAGATTTGATACGAAATAAGTATAGTCGTTCAAGAATGATAACTGTCCTTTGAATGTGCCATTGTAATCTTCGAATTTCTGCATAATGTGCTCATATTGCTTTCCTGCGTTAGAGCTGGGAAACCGCTCGCCATGCCTCAGAATCAATTGCACTTGTTCAATTGTGCATTGATCTGGTATATCTGTTGAAATACCGTGGCCTGGGTTTTGAATGTAGGGTCCAGCACCACCTAGAAATCGGACTATATTATACTGTTCGACTGATGCCTGTTGAGGATTTGCAACATCTTGATATGCACTTTGGCCAACCAATAAGAATCCTCCATGTAGGAGTGTAGATATAGAAACCATTGTTGCTTGAAAGAGTTCTATTAAAGTAAAGTAAGTTTGCAGATTTATTTGTAAAcaatatcaatgaaaaattagatgCTAATTCTAAGCGCATGAAAATATTCGCTTACAGATACAGAGTGCAAAAGGCATACAACTTGATGAACTTTTATCATAGCATATAAAGCTAATATACATGGTCATTATAGTAGACCATTGGGTATCTCAAGTAGTACCTGCTTTAAATGTTTCCAATTAAACCCCTTCTGGTTTTCTCGTTAGACAAGAGTTTTGCAATCTCTTATACCCATTTGCATTAGGTGGAAAATTCTTTACAACACTTTTTAGTAGTTCAATATAATACCATATTGTATTCGAAGGTAGTGTACTAATAATCATCGACAATTATGTAGATGGCTAGATCACTATATGGCTACTACTGCTTTAATAATggttttgaagaattacGGTCGATCTATTATCATACACAATCCATATAGTCCTATATATTTAGTAATCCCTTTGCAGATGCTAAAAGTGCGTCTTTGAAGGGAATTGGTTCCCAATTAAATACTCTCTTGGCTTTCTCATTAGTCGATGGCTTCTTAGTATCTTTAGTCCCTTCTAATTCCTTGGTTGGTAGATTTTTCGTATATTCAGCTGGCAAGTTTTCAGCTAGAATATTAGCCACCTCTAAAAGTGAAACGTTTTCCCCGGTATTCAAGATAAACCTATTCCCTTCTGACTCTGGTGTCTGCAAAGCCTGAACATGAATATTAGCCACGTCCCTCACATCAATGGCACTTAAATACATGTTCTTGCATCCATCAGCAAATGCACCATTGAGTAACAGgtcaattattttcaaagatGACGAATTATCAGGACTCTTCTTCAAAGGAGGCCCAAAAATGTAGGCTGGATTCAAAACGGTTAATGCAATTGGACTTTGCGCGTGAGTATTGGCATCACTCTTAACAAACTTCCACGCTTCTATTTCAGCAACTGTCTTTGACTTAACGTACGTTACATTAGTTCCGTCAAGATTCGTAAAATCGTTTTCGTCGAATGGTTTGGAACGTTCAGCATGTCCATAACCCACGGCTGCGAAAGACGATGTAAGCACAACACGGTTAACGGACGGGAACGAAGTAGCAAACCTCAATATACGCAATGTACCTTCTTTGGCTGGGATTATCAAGTCATTTGGATCTTCCGGTTCAGTGAGCGGAAAGGGCGACGCAACATGGAGTACATGATCAACACCCTGGAATGCTTCTGCCCATCCCTCATCTCTGGTAACATCGGCTTCAAAcactttcaattttttattaatggtttcatcatcaagaTTACTATTTGCTTTGATTACTTCACGTAATTTGGCCTCCTTCTTCAAGTCTCTAACGGATGTATGGACACCATATCCTTGTTCAAGCAGCTGGATTACACAATAAGTTCCTACAAATCCTGTTCCTCCTGTTACTAATATTGCTCCAGAAGACAttgtttattatcaattccTATATAACAGTTTATTTCTGGTCGATTTGGTTTCTTATATTACCTGGTAGATATCCATGATTGCTCTGTTAATCTATAGATGATGCTTAGTAATATTTGCGGAACATTCCCGGTTCGAAGCGATGCTTATCTATGCTTTGATAGCTATTTTTACTAGAATTTAGACAAAGTTCTAGTTCAATTTGGCTATTGTGGTACCCATACGTAGTAGCTAACAACGCAGCCTCCAGGGTATTTGATGCATTAGGTTTTTACATCAGTTTCAGTGTAGTCTGTATTacatttcaaataataaccGGAACCTTGTAGGTAGTTCAACGGATTTTCCTTGTCCGTTTTCCATACAAACTTCGTAGGAACTTTCCCTATTGCTTGGCTAATATAATATCTTACCGATGGCTTACATCTCACATTGTCTGTAGAATCAAGCAAAAAGATGAAAGCTGATTTTTTGAGTTTATCGAGTCTCATTGTATTCACATAGTCAATAGCTTTAAACAACAATAAGTGTGTACTTACATACATCTTCTGCTGTTGGCATTGACCTTTCTCTTGTCGATACTCTTCTGAAGGATCAATGGTATTTTTCAACTGTAGTAGACCCTATTAGTACCTGAATATGGCTAATTATGGGAGATACTAAAATCGAATATGTGtttaattcaaaaacaaCTGAACCAGGTCAAGTTACAGTATATATGTTGACATTCTATCGTTTTTAAAGTCATTTGTTAACAATGCAAGGTTACAGTAAAATCAAGAGGTTAGAGGTTCTACATCGAAATCATATGAAATCACTACATCCGGTGCTATCCGACTGCGATTAACAAGATGACCATGAATACGACATGAAACACATTACTATTGTCATGATATCTAATGGTATCACATATTCTGTTATATATAGCCGTTAATCATTACCTTGCGCTTTCCCCATAAAGAGCAGCTAAAAAAAATCCGATTCAGAATTTTTATATCAGAACTGCTCGCcgaaaattcaattgaagtTCCATATACagcttttttttttcagttttCAATTAGTACTTTAGCTTCAAGTTCAAGTATTCGAATAGGAAGTTTATTGCATCACAATCAACATTTCTCAGGAAGCATTCGCCAATATTATTAGAGActaatcaaaaattatgtCGGTAACACCGCAAACCTCAGCAATAATAAAGCCAACTAAAGGTAACGTAACAGTTCAAGATGTTATGCTTTACATACCTAATTTGATTGGCTATTTTCGTGTGTTGACAGCAGTTTTGTCATTTATTTGTATGAAGAATCGTCCCATAAGTACTTTGATTTTATATGGAATTTCAGGATTCTTAGATGCATTCGATGGCTACGCAGCtagaaaatataatcaaGGTACAAGGTATGGGACAGTATTAGATATGGTCACAGACAGATGTGCCACTACATCATTAACATGTTTCTTATGTGTCATTTATCCTGATTTTTGTTTACTTTGGCAATTGCTAGTCTCTTTGGATTTGGCCTCTCATTATATCCATATGTATGCAATGATGTCAAGTGGTTCTGCATCCCATAAGAATGTTGATGAGTCCCAATCGAAGATATTGTCATTGTATTATACAAATAGAACCGTTTTGTTTGTTGTTTGTCTTGTTAATGAGTTATTTTACGTGGCCATCTACTTGCATTactttgatttcttttgGTTAGGTACGGTTCTAGTATTCTTAAGTGCCCCTATTTGGTTTTTCAAACAGTTTGCAAACGTTATCCAATTAAGAGCAGCAGCTTTGATTTTGGCTACTATGGATGCCAAAGACAAATCTTCAAAGGAGAACTAAGTGACTGCAATAACCTAAGACGAGTGAATTTCTTGTGAAGCCTTTACCTACAATTCACTGTAATTGCCTTATAAAATGAGCATAGCCTAATTATCGcttgatttttcaactcGTtctctatatatatatccatACATTTTATTGTTCTCTGTATATCTACTTCTGTCCTTATCATCGAGTGAATTTTCTGGTTGATGGAACTTGGTATAAAGCTTTGTcgaatttcatttaattaatCATTCATTAGtaataaatatcaaaactATATCATAAATACTTAATTTCCTATTTTATTGTTGTTTAAAACAAATCCATAATCAGCTTCTTCTAATGCTCTTCTATGTAATTTCTCTAACGATTTTGCCGAATGTTCCTGGAGCTCATCTAATTGTTTCATATCAGCCATATCTTTTTCCAATTTGAAGCATTCCTTCAACATCTCTAAATTCAAAGATTGACGGAATCCGCTAATACTCgtatttaaaaatttcaaaaatctATTGAGTAATTGCTTTTCGTTTACTTTTAATTTAAGTGAAGCTAATTGGTCTTGAGAACTTAGTTTAAAGCATGTTTtagcaaattcaaaataagCTGCAGAAGTATATTCTTTGTTCTCAACCATAAGTATTTCTGGCATTATAGCActtaaaatttgaaaagcaTCTTCGTAACATTccatattattcaaaatcgaAACTAATATGATTAGACCTTCAACGACTAAGGTCTTGAATCCTGTTTGTTTCCCTTGTTGGATTTGCTGAATCACTAGGGATATAGCTCTCGAATGCGCTCCAgacttattgaatatatggCATTTAAGTAAATTAAGCCTTATTATAGTATGCAAATTAGTTTGAGTCTTAGAATGTTGTGACTCGATACGCGACAAATTACTAGAAATATAAGTCAAAGCTCTCGAATAATTACCAAGTGCAGTTTCTACTTCAGCATTtagatatattatttcaGCTTGTagttcaatttcttgaatttcattattagacaAAGTTTCCATAATTTTTTGTGCAAATTTGAATCGACCTTTTCTAAGTGCTATCTTTACTAGCATTATTAAGGTCCGTAAttgcaatattttataaagTGATTGATCGTTCtctgttttatttttcaaagcttCTAACTTCGAATATGCTATTTCCGTGTCACCATTATAATAGTCTAAAAATGattttcttatttcaattgataaatcGTCAGTTAAGTTCCCTGTTTCTTTGGCATAGTCAAGAGCAATATCTGTATACACATTGCATAAATGCGGATTACCGATTCTACTCCAAACAGTTGCAGTCATCTCAGCAGATTTTATAAATGAAGGTAGTTCGTcattaatagaaatataaGTGGCCTTTAACAAGCTCTCAAGATACTTGTTCAATGGCCCACCATTGTTCATTATATGTAACGTTTCAAAATGATAACTCATGGCATATAGCAGAAGTGAAACTGTTTGGGTTTTGCTAACTAAAAAGTCCAACAAATGCTGTTCATTGTTATTATGATAAAAGGTTTGAGTATTCCATAACTCAGGTTTATTCTTCATAAAATTAAAGAGCCACGATAAAATATATGTCAAGGTTGAATTATCCTTATTTTCTCTTGCAACAGATATAGCCTCCTGAATTGCATCTAGTGctttttcatcttcaccaAAAAACTGATGTAAAGATGCCCGAGAAATCAAGGCGAAGtgatagaaatatttcGAATTATTGGAAACCATGTAATCGAAATATTGGTGTAACGACTGGAATGCCCCTTGATAATCAAGTTCATGCAAACTCtctaaataattaatatagtAATAAGATGgcaaattattaaaagtaGTATTCTGGATCAGACATGTATTAGAATTAGGAGATGTCATTAACTTCATCACATCACGCAATAGTTTAGGAGTTTCGGTACCATATATTTCCAATAAACTTATCTGTTTATCTAATAAAACCTGTATATCATGCTTCGGGACTGGTAGTAGTTTCAAGTTAATGCTTTGAGACGACTGTGAGGGAGTTGGTAAGCTTATACCTAAGCTTTCATTTAATTGAGTTTTAAGCGTATTAAAGAgaatttcatcattttcattacttTCGTTTATCGTATTCCCTTTGAGTCCTGACTTCTCTAACGCAAATGTTTGTTTCTCTAATTGTTTGCTATTAGAATCAATCATATTTTCGGgtttatcattataatgCTGTATGTTACCTCCatatgatatatataatgtTCTGGAAGGCTCTCTATAATCAACAAATGCTTCATACAAAAGAAactcttcatcaaaatgCAATAATCTAAATGTTGTTATAATCttttttataaatgaaCCAAGCAATGATCTCGGTGATATAAGCTTCTTTATATCTTGATTTGATTCCGGTTCTTCAACTGTTACAGCAGATGATCCCAGAAGTATGCAATATGCTCTTTTTATATGTGAATCCAAGCTTTCAACAGAGTTTATGTTCCACAACGCCTGCAACAAcattttttgtatttcatTAGCATCCTCTTCGGCGGCTAATTTACTTTCAGTAGACACATAATTAGGATCAGAAATAATGGAGTGTTTTAAACTAAAACACAAGTCACGTAATTCGGGAAGTATTACCatctctttcttttcattgtatattaaatcattctCTAAAAATCGAACTATTGTAGTTAGTACCGCTTGCAATCTATTTTCTTGTATCAAATCGGTACAATACAATACAATAAGAATTAATAACGAAATTTTATGAGGCGACAAGTCCTCCGTTAGAAGTAGTTTAATCCTACTAGCATTTAATGACATTTATATCTTATTGATTGTTTAAAGAACCATATTAGAtctatttttgtttatcaaatttacaGCGCGAAACTATtacttaaatattttgcattatGATCTACAATTCTATTTActcatcatcagaatcgTCTCCAACGTCAATATCtggaatttcaaaatccGATTCATCGTGTTCGTTCTTATCCACTGAAACTGAAACTGAAGTCGCAACTGGATTTTCTGGAGTTGGAATAGTGCCTACGGAGCTTTTTGTAACTACTTCCGTTCTAGTAGCCTCGGGTTCTGGTACAACATCTTCAACGATTTCAGATGTTTCAGCGAATTGAATTACCAGATCTGGATTCACATTAGTAAATATCTTTTCCTTGGTCTTAGTATCTTCAAGCACTATGCCTGGGAGTACTGTTTCTGGCTGATCGCTTCCCCCACCAGCGCTAGACTCCGATATGTCAATTTTACGACGTTTTGCTGATGATTCTAACTGTGATTCTTCATCTACATTTAATGATCCATCATTCTCGTTTTCttccatttcttcatcctcattTTCACtctcctcttcttcttcatcatcttcaatcACCAGACCTGACTTCTTGATATAGGTCGGTAAAGGTGGAAATCTTGGATTATTAAAAACACTCAAGAGTGGATCGTCACCTAATAAACTAGTAATAATTGGAAGCATCGAATTCTTCTCGAAGCCAGGATACAAGACAGAGTTTATTAATAGCTGTTTTAATTCTTGGGAAATGTTTTGGTCCTTATTATAAGACTTAGCAACGGTAGCTTCAATAATCATGTAACGGAAAACCCTATAATGTTGAGTTGGTGGTAAGTTAACCCTAGTTATAACcatatttaaaaatctGCGGGTGGCATTAAGAGTTGACAATGGAATTGTTTCATTGAACAAATGTTGATGTGATAACAAATCGGATAATGGTACAGATtccttgttcttctttttattcttcttcttattacCATTTGCCTGTTGGTTTTGTTTCTTGCCATCGGATACAGGTGAAGTATTAAGTGCTCTTTCTTCAACCAAGCAAAGGGCAACGTCGATAAATCTTATCAAGAGTGATGCATCGCTCAAGCTTGAAACTAGTGATATGAAATTTCCGGTACATTCGAGCAATCTGCAcatgaatatttcatttgataACACTTCCTgataatcaattttcttattcGAGAAAGGAATTAATATCTCCAAGAATGCTAATATGTTATTCAAATGTGGAACTAATGATCCTTGGTATTTTATTGGCAATTCACTTAAAAGTTTAATGGAATTAAACTGGTTTAGTAAAGTGGTAGActtaattaatttcttcactTTCTCGTCACGAATATCTTTTCTGAATGGAACGAATTTGGTGCTGATAGAGCAAATGATTTCGTTAATTATGAGTACCAATCCGACTGGAACTCTCACACTAAATTGAGTCTCAGATAGTAAATAAGCCTTCATAATACTCAATAAAAGTTCAACCCTGTCtgaaatttggaaaatggTATCTGGCTTGTTTATATCTATTTCTAAAGAAGCAAACTTAAAACTCAGCTCCAGTTCTTCGCTTTCTCTAGTCCGAGgaattttcttgaataattccatTAAATCAGAATCGTCATTTAAACTCAAGAACTCATCATAAATAAGTAAGACTTGTGATAATTCCTTCACAATGTCTACTATATCACCTTGCCATTTTGCTTCAGGTTCAGTTTTTTCAATGATCGGCAAAGTCGCCAAAGTTTCACATATTATTTGCTTCAACTCTTGAGGAAATGCGCTGTAAGATTCAGAACTTAACAATTCTATAAGCCTGTTGCGTAATTTATTACCATATGGTCTGAATGTAGTAGGATGCTTTCtgattaatgaattcaaagaCCTAAGAATTAAAGACGGTTGGTAAGCAACCTTTTCCATGAACAAAGTGATAATTGTAGGTAACTTAGGTGTTAATACTTCCCTCGTAAGAGTTGGTTTTCCTCTAATTTGATTGCATAGATTGTTTAAGCATTCAACAGTCGAGCtcaaaatttttggatCGATGGATTGATTGTAATTTTCTAagatttttattaattgacTCATGAAATTCACACCTTCATTGGCCAAAATATTATAGTTGTTACTCAATACCTTGATCAAATTAATTCCACACCACTTATTATATGCTATATGagattttgataagtttAATGAACGTGATACTAAATGTTTTAAATCTGTCTTAGaaatatcattcaaaaatGCCTTATCACGATGCAAAGTTGCAAGTATAGGGATTATTGACTTTGGACTTGACTCCAAGTCTTCGAGTATAACATCTAGCGGTAATGACATATCTCCTAGTTGATTTACAACACTAGTATTACTTtagaagaaacaataatttttcaaatctagCGATGAGAGATGATTTTAAATCCTGCATATATTAcgatttaaataatgtataacagatttatatataacgaattaaataatgaaataaacaACTGTGAATTTAGGCTTTATAAATAATGTCTGTAATAATTGATACCAATCACATAGTCAAaggtttcaaatttttGTAGCTTAAAAAACACCTTCTAACAAGTTGCTAAAGCCAAAAGGTTCGTATAAACTACCTTCACCTTCAAAGAACTTAGACATGGACTCAACCCAATGCAATCTTAAGGAGTGCAACATCGCCGAAGTACCCTCCATAATAACTAAGATAACGACAGTTAAAACAAACCACATGGCAAACATTGCAACTGTCATGATGACTCCAAAAATTCCAGTCTTACCGAACGCACCTTCAATGGTCATAGTCCATAAGACAGTGGATAATTGAGCATGTGCTAAGGATAATGCCCATAATCTCAAATATGACGCAGTATGAGAAACACAATTCAAGCAAAATTCGATAGTATGAATAACTTGATGAATCATTATATCACCAAATGTGTGTGCCTCgtgttcttcttcatcatcttgGTTATTTTCGGCTTCGTGTTCTTcgttatcatcattaggtaattgttgatattgatgagcTTCTTGAGCGAATTTTCtcttataatataatggCTTTACTAACAATAACCATGGAACACAAAATAATGCAACCAATAAGAGGAACACTTGAACAGTAGATTGACCTCCGTACAAAGGCTCATCGACTGTGCCTGGAGATaaaaacattgaaattaacATGTTCAATAAACCTGGCGGTTGTTTCTCAATCGCAAACCAATCAATTGACCATTTGTAAACGATACATAATGATAAGTAACCAAAAATACCTTGCATAAATAACAAACCAGGAATAAAATTTCCTATGATGTCAATCATACTTTTAAAGTGGACGTAGTTGGTTAATGAGAAACAGTATGAATATGACATATGTAAATAACCCATTAAAATAGATAACTTCATTTTATAGGAATTGGTAAACAATAAGTTATTTTCAGCTCCGTGCCATGTTGGATCTAAGCCCATGATGTATGTTCCAGTACTTTTAGCTTCAACAGATTGACcgatttcaaatttttctggCCATTCCCAACCCGAATTGAAGAGAGTCATGGATTTGGAAAAGATATCATTATACAAGAATCCAGTGTACATCGAAAAAAGACCcattaataacaatatgTAACGGCCTGTAAATGCCATGTCAAAAATTTCGTCTCTTTTCATTGCacttattttcttttcattgTACACTAACGCACATGCCGCTAACGTCAAAATGATTCCATGGCCTAAATCACCAAACATAATAGCGAACATAAATGGGAAAGTAATAATAGTTGGCAAACCTGGGTTAACTTCACGGTATGTTGCAATACCATAGGCGTcacaaatattttgaaatgcATCTGTAAATTTGTTGGTTCTGTGATAAGTTGGAGGTGTTCTTGAAGTCTCTAAAACATTAATGATGGTTGGGATAGATTGAGAAGCTGCTGAAGACTTAATGCTTGAAGTTAAAGTTTGTACTTCGTCACTTGGAATCCAGCCTTCAGCAATCAACGCTTTTCTGGAATCATCATAATTACATTTGTTCATAATTTGATATACTGCTTTTTCCCTTGCTACGATTTCCCACCACTTAGCTAAGTCTTTTGAGATAGCGATTAATTCGGAATTCAAAGCATTTTCAGTCTGGGACAAAACCGTCGAGATATCTGTCAATTTCGACTCAACCTCTCTCGATTGCTCGGTTCTCAATTCATTTGTAGAATCAACCTTGTACAAATCAGCATCCAATGACTCACAGATCTTTTTAATACGTTCATAAACAAGAGACCCGTGagaaaaaataataaatgtGTTCTTATCAACGTTGGAATTGCTCTCAACGTCATAGATTGGTTCCGCTAATTCTTCTGAATGATAATACAAGTTACCTCTTAAAACTCTCCATAAAATTTGTTGCAACGTAAAAACTTTATCCCTCTTGATGACACCAGAAATAAATGTTGGATCACGCAAGTCAGAAATGCCACCGGATTCGAGTTGAGCTAACAATGCATCATCCCCTGAATCTTGCTGCGGACCGCTATTCGCTCCAAAGAAATTGTCAACACTTTGGATACTGTACTTCAATTGCTTTAAATCTTTATGCTTCTGATATAACGACTCCGTGGAATCGATCAACTGAGAAACACGATCTTCCAACAACTTACCATTCTCAACATGGGTGTCAATCTCACTCTGTGGCACA
Proteins encoded:
- a CDS encoding DEHA2C08712p (similar to uniprot|P32563 Saccharomyces cerevisiae YOR270c VPH1 Subunit of vacuolar-ATPase V0 domain) yields the protein MTEKEEAVFRSAEMSLVQLYVPTEVSRAIVYEIGQLNMIQFRDLNSKVNEFQRSFVKELRRLDEIERQYNFFKKELDQRNISVKTYPYSGEMQTIVPQSEIDTHVENGKLLEDRVSQLIDSTESLYQKHKDLKQLKYSIQSVDNFFGANSGPQQDSGDDALLAQLESGGISDLRDPTFISGVIKRDKVFTLQQILWRVLRGNLYYHSEELAEPIYDVESNSNVDKNTFIIFSHGSLVYERIKKICESLDADLYKVDSTNELRTEQSREVESKLTDISTVLSQTENALNSELIAISKDLAKWWEIVAREKAVYQIMNKCNYDDSRKALIAEGWIPSDEVQTLTSSIKSSAASQSIPTIINVLETSRTPPTYHRTNKFTDAFQNICDAYGIATYREVNPGLPTIITFPFMFAIMFGDLGHGIILTLAACALVYNEKKISAMKRDEIFDMAFTGRYILLLMGLFSMYTGFLYNDIFSKSMTLFNSGWEWPEKFEIGQSVEAKSTGTYIMGLDPTWHGAENNLLFTNSYKMKLSILMGYLHMSYSYCFSLTNYVHFKSMIDIIGNFIPGLLFMQGIFGYLSLCIVYKWSIDWFAIEKQPPGLLNMLISMFLSPGTVDEPLYGGQSTVQVFLLLVALFCVPWLLLVKPLYYKRKFAQEAHQYQQLPNDDNEEHEAENNQDDEEEHEAHTFGDIMIHQVIHTIEFCLNCVSHTASYLRLWALSLAHAQLSTVLWTMTIEGAFGKTGIFGVIMTVAMFAMWFVLTVVILVIMEGTSAMLHSLRLHWVESMSKFFEGEGSLYEPFGFSNLLEGVF